In Helianthus annuus cultivar XRQ/B chromosome 8, HanXRQr2.0-SUNRISE, whole genome shotgun sequence, a single genomic region encodes these proteins:
- the LOC118481032 gene encoding uncharacterized protein LOC118481032, with the protein MEDLEVHLQIFIGVERIEKWSNSECCLMFMQTLVGSARIWFNNLPVQSIRTFDDLCKGFLANFSQQRRYVKYATVIFQIKQKDDESLRDFIERYKKEGLTYVGADEKMRIAGFMNAITSKYLTRDFNKCLPKTLEEALERADAQIRGEEAVDIKEQRKRGPTWWHNSPSRKRGNYGSYDRRSRSSDPRRSKGRNPSSKDKAVNFTTLTKIPQEILATEEVKHSFRPPRPLPKSKRNENSTQFCEFHEEKGHHTNDFSNLKRESKKQSSLENSPTWSRE; encoded by the coding sequence ATGGAGGATTTGGAGGTTCATCTTCAGATCTTCATAGGGGTGGAAAGGATAGAGAAATGGTCCAACTCCGAGTGTTGcttaatgttcatgcaaaccctcgTCGGATCTGCTAGGATCTGGTTCAACAATTTGCCAGTTCAAAGCATTCGAACCTTCGATGATCTATGCAAGGGTTTCTTGGCTAATTTTTCACAACAAAGGAGATATGTGAAGTATGCCACTGTGATCTTCCAGATCAAACAAAAAGATGATGAAAGCCTAAGGGATTTCATTGAGAGGTACAAGAAGGAGGGTTTAACGTATGTGGGAGCCGATGAAAAGATGAGGATTGCAGGCTTCATGAATGCAATCACCTCTAAGTACCTTACCAGGGACTTTAACAAGTGCctgcccaaaaccttggaagaagcccttgaaagggcTGATGCTCAAATCAGGGGGGAAGAGGCGGTTGACATTAAGGAGCAAAGAAAGAGAGGTCCTACCTGGTGGCACAATAGCCCCAGCCGGAAAAGAGGCAACTACGGGTCTTATGATAGACGCTCTCGAAGCTCAGACCCTCGAAGGTCTAAAGGACGGAACCCTTCTAGCAAGGACAAGGCCGTGAACTTCACAACCTTGACCAAAATCCCTCAAGAAATACTTGCCACTGAGGAAGTCAAGCATAGCTTCAGACCACCTAGGCCCCTGCCCAAAAGTAAAAGGAACGAGAATTCTACCCAATTTTGTGAATTCCATGAAGAGAAGGGTCATCATACCAATGATTTTTCCAACTTAAAAAGAGAATCGAAGAAGCAGTCAAGTCTGGAGAACTCGCCCACCTGGTCAAGGGAGTAA